A window of the Isosphaera pallida ATCC 43644 genome harbors these coding sequences:
- a CDS encoding bifunctional serine/threonine-protein kinase/formylglycine-generating enzyme family protein, whose translation MMMDAAEAKRTIAALPHPGEVPPRSGLGMTCDELVESLERLGLAPGGAARAAWEDVRIRLASSRLREEAGTDSDLPPAHTDPSDDPLEATLRELQRRGWLTPYQARLIVEGRMSELALDDYIILDELGRGGMGRVYKAQHRLMKRVVALKTLYSNLFESELAVRRFLTEVEALSRIQHPNVVTAFDARRHGESFYLVMEYVDGINLQDLVKSQGPRRAPQAVHFLLQAARGLDQAHQLGIIHRDVKPGNLLVNREGVVKILDLGLARMTQNASGTMTHPSTSHLGTPDYSAPEQFSDPRGVDERSDVYSLGCTLYYLTTGLHPYGDRETVMLKMYAHCSAPIPSIRAVSPGAPAALDELLKTMMAKDPADRPPSMAALIPRLEAILDELSATDTGVRPLLSSGSGESAAIGTLGTGGEGAAVGGGVVGGGFKSAASSGIVRALSSQTPPRKPRTERPTSPATASQATSSGGGGGPSSPRTPPKLETRTNSLGQTLARVEPRMFTFGACPTDRQAQPEEKPPHPILILQPFEVAQTPVTQAQFRHVMGSDPVPSGLRCDEAPVVGVTWWDAVEFCNALSRIEGLTPFYTFTEDGRCRIMDFSANGYRLPTEAEWEFVARAGRQTIYIWGGSPEPALADAHCWHAGNTASDPRPHPVGHKAPNLWSLFDLCGNTWEWCWDLFDPTWFARRAADRAYHDTGGPRQGTHRVTRGGSFRSLMDDLRLSRREPRDPNNAFDDVGFRVVRNLGT comes from the coding sequence ATGATGATGGACGCAGCGGAAGCGAAGCGGACGATTGCCGCGCTGCCGCACCCTGGCGAGGTTCCCCCGCGCAGTGGGTTGGGTATGACCTGCGACGAGCTGGTTGAGTCACTGGAGCGATTGGGTCTGGCCCCCGGCGGCGCGGCGCGGGCGGCATGGGAGGATGTCCGTATCCGTTTAGCGAGTTCGCGGCTTCGAGAAGAGGCCGGCACTGATTCCGACCTTCCCCCCGCCCACACCGACCCAAGCGACGACCCGCTTGAGGCCACTTTACGCGAGTTGCAACGCCGAGGCTGGCTAACGCCGTATCAAGCCCGTTTGATCGTCGAAGGTCGGATGAGCGAACTTGCGCTGGATGACTACATCATCCTCGACGAGTTGGGCCGCGGCGGCATGGGACGGGTTTACAAGGCCCAGCACCGTCTGATGAAGCGGGTGGTGGCGCTCAAGACCTTGTATTCGAATTTGTTCGAGTCCGAGTTGGCCGTCCGCCGCTTCCTCACTGAGGTCGAGGCCCTGAGCCGGATTCAGCACCCCAACGTGGTGACCGCCTTCGATGCCCGTCGTCATGGCGAGTCGTTTTATTTGGTCATGGAGTACGTGGACGGGATCAACCTTCAGGATCTGGTCAAATCCCAGGGGCCCCGTCGCGCTCCCCAGGCGGTTCATTTCCTGCTCCAGGCAGCGCGGGGATTGGACCAGGCTCACCAACTTGGGATCATTCACCGCGACGTGAAGCCGGGCAACCTGTTGGTGAATCGGGAAGGGGTGGTCAAGATTCTCGACCTCGGGTTGGCGCGAATGACCCAGAATGCCTCGGGAACAATGACCCATCCCTCAACCTCGCATCTGGGTACCCCCGACTACAGCGCGCCGGAACAATTTAGCGACCCTCGGGGCGTGGACGAACGCTCCGACGTGTACAGTCTGGGCTGCACGTTGTATTACCTGACCACCGGGTTGCATCCTTACGGCGACCGCGAGACGGTGATGCTCAAGATGTACGCCCACTGCTCGGCTCCGATCCCTTCGATCCGGGCGGTGTCACCCGGAGCGCCGGCGGCGTTGGATGAGCTGCTCAAGACGATGATGGCCAAAGATCCCGCGGACCGCCCGCCGTCGATGGCGGCGTTGATCCCTCGTTTGGAGGCGATTCTCGACGAACTGTCGGCGACCGACACGGGGGTGCGTCCGCTGCTTTCCAGCGGCTCGGGCGAATCGGCGGCGATTGGGACGTTGGGCACTGGCGGCGAGGGTGCGGCGGTCGGCGGCGGGGTGGTGGGAGGCGGTTTCAAGTCGGCGGCCTCCTCAGGGATCGTCCGAGCGCTTTCTTCTCAAACGCCCCCCCGCAAGCCGCGAACCGAGCGTCCCACCTCGCCCGCCACCGCCTCGCAAGCCACCTCTTCAGGCGGAGGCGGCGGCCCCTCCTCGCCGCGCACGCCCCCCAAACTGGAGACCCGGACCAACAGCCTGGGTCAGACGCTCGCCCGCGTCGAACCTCGGATGTTCACCTTCGGCGCGTGTCCAACCGATCGTCAGGCTCAGCCCGAGGAAAAGCCGCCCCACCCGATCTTGATCCTCCAGCCCTTCGAGGTGGCTCAGACTCCGGTGACCCAAGCGCAGTTTCGCCACGTGATGGGAAGCGACCCGGTGCCGTCCGGGTTGCGTTGCGACGAGGCTCCGGTGGTGGGCGTCACCTGGTGGGATGCCGTCGAGTTTTGCAACGCCCTCAGTCGGATCGAGGGACTGACTCCGTTTTACACCTTCACCGAGGATGGCCGCTGTCGGATCATGGACTTCTCGGCCAATGGCTACCGTCTGCCCACCGAGGCGGAGTGGGAGTTCGTGGCTCGGGCCGGGCGTCAGACGATCTACATCTGGGGAGGTTCGCCCGAACCGGCGCTCGCCGACGCGCATTGCTGGCACGCGGGCAACACCGCCTCCGATCCCCGTCCCCATCCGGTCGGCCACAAGGCTCCCAATCTCTGGAGCCTCTTCGACCTTTGCGGCAACACCTGGGAGTGGTGTTGGGATCTGTTCGACCCGACCTGGTTCGCCCGTCGCGCAGCCGACCGGGCCTACCACGACACGGGCGGCCCCCGTCAAGGGACGCATCGGGTGACCCGGGGCGGCTCGTTTCGCTCGCTCATGGATGATCTGCGTCTGAGCCGCCGCGAGCCACGCGACCCCAACAACGCCTTTGACGATGTTGGGTTCCGGGTGGTTCGTAACCTGGGTACCTGA
- a CDS encoding HlyD family efflux transporter periplasmic adaptor subunit, which translates to MAEDTIDKNLLEETKSRIRTLVAEIAALAEEDIQPSEFHPEFLSRVVESLAATAGAIWMLDGRGGLRLQHHHQFEVTGLLSGRGRTPEHNALLTCLLQSNQALAVPPGATVEGQPNAANPTGFVLIIAPLIVDRQVVGLVEVVMDPNRKAATQKSTLRFVSDLCDLAAKYLRNRQIRQIMLQQQTWSQLEAFTQSIHQSLDLKETAYAVVNDGKRLIGCDRVSVALKLAGRVAVEAVSGQEVVEQRSNQIRELNKLCKAVIASGEDLVYTGETEGFPPEVRDALEVYVDESGSKGLVMVLLYKPETDKTKDKVPFGVVIAEQIGDHGPLTEIQAKLEVVARHASSALWNAQEYDKIFLRPMLKSLGAQARLLRGRTWAKIGVAVGMVIAAILAMALVPWTLTVQGDGSLLPEIRRTLHAPLQGIVSEVLVEHGQEVKAGDVVLRMFNRELDKESKRLIAEKNSADADQLRLSRQVSDPSVRPEERRRIQAELEEAKIRSEGAARQLEVIAEQEESLTIRSPIDGIVTTWEVKKTLLNRPVDIGQELIQIADKGGPINLEVQIPDDDMAPVLEARNRLLTQMATRLEELRAAFQRGALSGEDLEAARLEADILEREIRLNQGGLSDEELEGILEMSQQARARLREMGRTPPSTRLPAYFVTATDPSHRYQGEVVRIASRAELVDQTHMVKVTVGFSPEVRAEFLELNQDFRPGAGVRAGIKCGKARLAYCLFRDVVHLWYETVLFRWPFL; encoded by the coding sequence ATGGCCGAAGACACGATCGACAAGAATCTGCTTGAGGAAACCAAGAGCCGCATCCGGACGCTCGTGGCCGAGATCGCCGCCTTGGCCGAGGAGGATATTCAGCCCAGCGAATTCCACCCCGAGTTCCTCAGCCGGGTGGTCGAGTCGTTGGCCGCGACCGCCGGGGCCATCTGGATGCTCGATGGTCGGGGCGGTCTGCGGCTCCAGCACCATCACCAGTTCGAGGTCACCGGTCTGCTCAGCGGGCGGGGCCGCACTCCAGAACACAATGCGCTTTTAACCTGCCTGTTGCAATCCAACCAGGCGTTGGCGGTTCCTCCGGGGGCGACGGTCGAGGGTCAGCCCAACGCCGCTAATCCCACCGGCTTTGTGTTGATCATCGCCCCCTTGATTGTGGATCGTCAGGTGGTCGGGCTGGTCGAAGTGGTCATGGACCCCAACCGCAAGGCCGCCACTCAGAAAAGCACCCTGCGGTTCGTCTCGGACCTGTGCGACCTAGCGGCCAAGTACCTCCGCAACCGCCAGATTCGCCAAATCATGCTCCAGCAACAGACCTGGAGCCAACTGGAGGCATTCACCCAGTCGATCCACCAGTCGCTCGACCTCAAGGAAACCGCCTACGCCGTGGTCAACGACGGCAAGCGGCTCATCGGCTGCGACCGGGTCAGCGTCGCGCTCAAACTGGCCGGCCGCGTCGCGGTCGAAGCGGTCAGCGGTCAAGAAGTCGTTGAACAACGCTCCAACCAGATCCGCGAACTCAACAAACTTTGCAAAGCGGTCATCGCCTCCGGCGAAGACCTGGTTTACACCGGCGAAACCGAAGGCTTCCCGCCCGAGGTCCGTGACGCTCTGGAAGTCTACGTGGACGAATCCGGCTCCAAGGGCCTGGTCATGGTCCTGCTTTACAAGCCGGAGACCGACAAGACCAAGGATAAAGTCCCCTTCGGCGTCGTCATCGCCGAACAAATTGGCGACCACGGCCCGCTCACCGAGATTCAGGCCAAGCTCGAAGTGGTGGCCCGCCACGCCTCCTCCGCACTTTGGAATGCCCAGGAATATGATAAGATTTTCCTGCGTCCTATGCTCAAGTCGCTGGGGGCGCAAGCCCGGTTACTCCGAGGCCGCACCTGGGCCAAGATCGGCGTGGCAGTGGGAATGGTGATCGCTGCCATCCTAGCCATGGCGTTGGTGCCGTGGACGCTGACGGTGCAAGGCGATGGCTCGCTCCTGCCCGAAATTCGCCGCACCCTGCACGCTCCGCTGCAAGGCATTGTGTCGGAGGTGTTGGTCGAACACGGTCAAGAAGTCAAAGCCGGCGATGTGGTGCTTCGGATGTTCAACCGAGAACTCGACAAGGAGTCCAAACGGCTGATCGCCGAAAAGAACTCCGCCGATGCTGACCAGTTGCGGTTGTCCCGCCAGGTCAGTGACCCTTCGGTGCGTCCCGAAGAGCGACGCCGCATCCAGGCCGAACTTGAAGAGGCCAAGATTCGCTCCGAAGGAGCGGCCCGTCAGTTGGAGGTGATCGCCGAGCAGGAGGAGTCGTTGACGATCCGGTCACCGATCGACGGCATCGTGACTACCTGGGAAGTCAAGAAGACCCTGCTCAACCGCCCGGTGGACATCGGCCAGGAACTCATCCAGATCGCCGACAAAGGCGGCCCGATCAACCTGGAGGTCCAGATTCCCGACGACGACATGGCCCCGGTCCTGGAAGCCCGCAACCGTCTCTTGACGCAGATGGCCACTCGTTTGGAGGAGCTGCGTGCCGCCTTCCAACGCGGCGCGCTCAGCGGTGAGGATCTGGAGGCAGCCCGTCTGGAGGCCGACATCCTGGAGCGCGAGATCCGGCTCAATCAGGGAGGGCTGTCTGACGAGGAGCTCGAAGGGATTCTGGAGATGTCCCAACAGGCCCGCGCTCGCCTCCGGGAGATGGGCCGCACCCCGCCCTCGACTCGCCTGCCGGCCTACTTCGTCACCGCGACCGACCCCTCGCACCGTTATCAGGGCGAAGTGGTCCGCATCGCCTCGCGGGCCGAACTGGTTGACCAAACCCACATGGTCAAGGTCACCGTCGGCTTCAGTCCCGAGGTCCGCGCCGAGTTTCTCGAACTCAACCAGGACTTCCGTCCCGGCGCAGGGGTCCGCGCGGGCATCAAGTGCGGCAAGGCGCGGTTGGCCTACTGCCTGTTCCGCGATGTGGTCCACCTCTGGTACGAGACGGTGTTGTTCCGCTGGCCGTTCCTCTGA
- a CDS encoding efflux RND transporter periplasmic adaptor subunit, which produces MKTRPAMWTSRVATRPLPTVVPTTARLIPTRPVGAVVLVLTLAAATTVSAQDRTAGRPSSPAPSRSDPSSAKIVEVRDAQIEYLLVSNVAARRDGVVESIELSEGAEVKKGEPIGYLYSDLARLARDRAKIQAESEVPRYKAAAKYRFAKAELDRTRELARIRPDAVPKAELEEKQASVDIATAETYEAEETIKIAKKEYELAEKTLEEHIIIAPFDGFIVERLKKPGEQVHANEPLVKLANRDKLRVFAYVPLESSYKIRLGDTVEIKVNLPEGVGPGGRVFPGKITFIDEEVVTVGERSRRIYAEVDNRSTNYQLSPGLPISMIIRPGTAQLGQTTVLERPDLDEATRAASVEAQVKPTAAESSKPTTIPPPVRNRPRGG; this is translated from the coding sequence ATGAAGACACGTCCCGCCATGTGGACGTCGCGGGTTGCGACCCGACCGCTCCCGACTGTTGTCCCAACGACGGCCCGGTTGATCCCAACGCGGCCGGTTGGTGCCGTGGTCCTGGTGTTGACGCTGGCCGCGGCCACGACGGTTTCGGCTCAGGACCGCACGGCGGGACGTCCGTCGTCCCCCGCTCCATCCCGCTCGGACCCCTCGTCCGCGAAGATTGTCGAGGTGCGCGACGCCCAAATCGAATACCTGTTGGTCTCCAATGTCGCGGCCCGCCGCGACGGGGTGGTCGAGTCGATCGAGTTGAGCGAAGGAGCCGAGGTCAAGAAAGGGGAACCGATCGGCTATCTGTACAGCGACCTCGCTCGCCTGGCCCGCGATCGCGCTAAGATTCAGGCCGAAAGCGAAGTGCCCCGCTACAAGGCCGCGGCCAAATACCGCTTCGCCAAGGCCGAACTCGACCGCACCCGCGAACTGGCCCGCATCCGCCCCGACGCGGTCCCCAAGGCCGAACTCGAAGAAAAGCAGGCCAGCGTCGATATCGCCACCGCCGAGACCTACGAAGCCGAGGAAACCATCAAGATCGCCAAGAAGGAATACGAGTTGGCTGAAAAGACGCTGGAGGAACACATCATCATCGCGCCCTTCGACGGATTCATCGTCGAACGACTCAAGAAGCCCGGCGAACAGGTTCACGCCAACGAACCGCTGGTGAAACTGGCCAACCGAGACAAACTGCGCGTCTTCGCCTACGTCCCACTGGAAAGCTCCTACAAAATCCGTCTGGGCGACACGGTCGAAATCAAGGTCAACCTCCCCGAGGGAGTCGGGCCCGGCGGCCGAGTTTTCCCAGGCAAAATCACATTCATTGATGAAGAGGTCGTCACCGTGGGTGAGAGGAGCCGACGAATTTACGCCGAGGTGGATAATCGCTCAACCAACTATCAGCTGAGCCCTGGTTTACCCATCTCGATGATCATTCGGCCCGGCACCGCCCAGTTGGGCCAAACAACCGTGTTGGAGCGTCCCGACTTGGACGAGGCCACGCGTGCGGCCTCGGTTGAAGCCCAAGTCAAGCCGACCGCGGCCGAATCATCGAAACCAACGACGATTCCGCCCCCGGTGCGCAACCGTCCTCGGGGAGGCTGA